One Brevinematales bacterium genomic window, GACAAACTTCCTGCCCGACATATACTGCCCGGTCAGCGAATGTTCGCATTTTTTGATTTCGGCGGGAGTGCCCGCGAATATCAGCTCTCCGCCGTAAAGCCCGGCGCCCGGCCCGATATCGATCACCCAGTCCGAGCGGGAGATCATCTCCTCGTCATGCTCGACCACCAGCACCGTATTCCCCGTATCGCGGAGCTGTTCGAGCGTCTTGATCAGGCGGTCGGTGTCGCGCGCGTGCAGGCCGATAGTCGGCTCGTCCAGGACATACAGCACGCCCATCAGTCCCGACCCGATCTGGGTCGCAAGCCTGATCCGCTGGAATTCCCCGCCGGACAGCGTGCTGACCTTGCGGAAAAGCGATATATAGTCCAAACCCACGTCTATGATGAACCTGAGGCGTTTATCGATCTCCTTCATCACCTGCTTCGCCACGATGTTCTGGTTTTCGGTAAGCGTCGATTTGAGCCCCTCGAAGAAATCGTATGCCTGCGGGATATTCATCTTGGATACTTCGATGATGTTCCGTCCGCCGACCGTGACCGCGAGGCTCTCCTTCCGCAGACGCTCCCCGCCGCATTCCGGGCAGGGCGTCGAGGTCATATACCCCTCGAGCCATTCGCGCATCCCCTCGGACTGCGTCTCGAAATACCGCCGCTTGAGGTTCGGGATCACCCCCTCGTACTTCGAGTCCGACATCAGCGCGATCCGTTCGCTCTTGTACTCGAGCTTGATATTGCCTTCCTCGCCGTAGAGGACGATCTCCTGTATTTTGCGGGGAAGCTCGCCGAACGGGGTATCTATCGAGAAGCCGTGCTTCTTCGACAACGCGCGGATATACGCCATCCAGATACTCTGCGACGAGGGATGGGTCGCGATCGCGTTATCGTTAATGCTCTTGTCCCACTGTACGAGCAGGTTCTCGTCGAACTCGAGGATATCCCCCAACCCGCTGCACCGCGGGCATGCCCCATAGGGCGAGTTGAACGAGAACATGCGGGGGGCGACCTCGTCGATACCGAAATTATGCTCCGGGCAGTAGTATTTCTCGGAATAGAGGCGTTCCGCGCCCGAATCGGCGTCCATCACCACCATCACGCCGTCCCCGTAATGCAGGGATGCCTCGACCGAATCCGCGAGACGCGAGCGCTGCCCCTCGTCAAGCTTCAGGCGGTCGACCACTATATCGATATCGTGCTTTTTATTCTTGTCGAGCTCGGGCGCGTTCTCCAGTTCGACGATTTCGCCGTCCACCCGCACGCGCGCGAATCCCTCGGCGGCGATCTCCTTAAATAAGTCCTGATGCGTCCCCTTCTTCCCCTTCACCTTCGGCGCGAGTATCATAAAACGGGTATCCGCGGGCATTTCCATGATCGAATCGATAATCTCGTCCACCGATGCGGCCACGAGTACGCGCCCGCAGACCGGGCAATGCGGGATACCGATACGCCCCCAGAGGAGGCGGAAGTAGTCGTAGATTTCGGTGACTGTCGCGACTATGGAACGCGGGTTCGCGTGCACCGACTGCTGCTGGATGGAGATGGACGGGGAAAGCCCCTCGATATACTCGACGTCGGGCTTCTTCATTTTACCGAGGAACTGGCGGGCGTAGGCGGACAGCGACTCGAGGTAACGGCGTTCGCCCTCGGCGTACACCGTATCGAACGCGATGGAGGATTTCCCGCTCCCGGATACCCCGGTGATCACCACCAGTTTATCGCGCGGTATCTCCACGTCGATATTCTTCAGGTTATGTTCTTTCGCGCCTTTGATGAGAATTTTATCGGTCATACTCCGCCCCATTTTGGAAATAGGCTATATTTTAAGCATTCGCGGCGAATCAGTCAAGCCATCTTTTAAAGGTCGCTGCGCGACGGCTAATCCCGATATCTTGCTGAATCGATCAGATAAGTTCATAGCCCGTGTTTATGGGTTTGCATCACACAGAGTCGACCACCTTGCCTGCGCTCGGCACTCCCCCATCCTAGGGGTCGCTGAGGGTGTGCAATGACCGGTGCCCAAGCAAATTTATTGAGTAATATATAGCCCGTGTTTATGGGAGTACGTTAGCCTAAACGTGTCGACCAATGCAATAAAAAAAGGGAGACCAAAGTCTCCCTTTTATGAATTTTAATTGTATACGGAACTAAGGCTTGATATCGTACATCAGCTTGTTGCCCAAATTCTGTTTGTAAGCGTTAAACTGGTCCCAGTATCCCTTGATGATTTCCTGGTACTTTTTATACAGCTTCTTTTCCGAACTGTCCTTGAACGCGAAGTTCTTTACGTAATCGTCCTTATACATCTTCTGCCATCCGGCATCGACTTCTTTCTCAAGCTCCATCCATTCGGCAAGAAAAGCGTCTAAACGGAGCTTTTTTGTCTCTTCTTTGTTCTCGCCTTCTATCAGCATCACATCGTTGTAAATACTGTTGTAGAATTCGTTGAAAACTTCTTTTGCGCTATCGAGCATTTTCTTACCTTGGGGATTGGCATATTTCGGAGTACATTCGTTGAGACACTTTTTGAGGCTATGGGTAGAATGCTTCATACTGGAGGCCACATCCTTAGCAACCTTTAAAGCCGCGCCGTAAAGGGCTTTCGCCTTATTCGCGGCGGCTTTCCCGGCTTTCTGCGCAAGTTCTTTAGTCTTCTTATATAGCTTTTTCACCGCTTCCGCGACAAAATCCTTGACTGCGGGTATGACCTTATCGGTGATCCCGTCGATAATCTTACTGAAGCCGATTTCGCCGTTTACGCTGAACTTCAGGCTTTTACCGATCACTGAAACTTCTCCGGCGATATCGCCCATGAGCTTATTACCGCTGATCATACCGTTGATGACCATCGACTTAATCTCAAGCTGCGCGATAATCGCGTCGATAGCGACTCTTAACGCCTTCACCTTGCCCAGAACTTCGGTAACTTTACCGCGCAGGGCGCCCAGTCCTCCGCTTTCGAGTGTCAGACCTATACCGAGACCCTTAGGCTGGATACGCAATGACGCGGTATTCAAACCAAGGATGGAAAGAATCTGCCCGATGCCGGGGATATAATCGGTAAAATCACCCGCGGGTATTTCTGCGGTCAGATCGAAATCCTTAGCCGACTTGAAATATCCCTTAAAATCGTAGGTGCCCCATTTCGGGATGCCGATGGAATACACTTTGTCGGATTTTTTCTCGAACCCGACCGAACCGATTCCCGGAATTTCCACCATAAACGATTTGGCGGAATAACCGAACACACTTAATGCGGCAATCATCATCAAAATCATGAAACTTCTCTTCATTACAAAACTCCTGTAAATATTTGTTTGCCTATAACCATACACATGTTTTTTATTAAAT contains:
- the uvrA gene encoding excinuclease ABC subunit UvrA gives rise to the protein MTDKILIKGAKEHNLKNIDVEIPRDKLVVITGVSGSGKSSIAFDTVYAEGERRYLESLSAYARQFLGKMKKPDVEYIEGLSPSISIQQQSVHANPRSIVATVTEIYDYFRLLWGRIGIPHCPVCGRVLVAASVDEIIDSIMEMPADTRFMILAPKVKGKKGTHQDLFKEIAAEGFARVRVDGEIVELENAPELDKNKKHDIDIVVDRLKLDEGQRSRLADSVEASLHYGDGVMVVMDADSGAERLYSEKYYCPEHNFGIDEVAPRMFSFNSPYGACPRCSGLGDILEFDENLLVQWDKSINDNAIATHPSSQSIWMAYIRALSKKHGFSIDTPFGELPRKIQEIVLYGEEGNIKLEYKSERIALMSDSKYEGVIPNLKRRYFETQSEGMREWLEGYMTSTPCPECGGERLRKESLAVTVGGRNIIEVSKMNIPQAYDFFEGLKSTLTENQNIVAKQVMKEIDKRLRFIIDVGLDYISLFRKVSTLSGGEFQRIRLATQIGSGLMGVLYVLDEPTIGLHARDTDRLIKTLEQLRDTGNTVLVVEHDEEMISRSDWVIDIGPGAGLYGGELIFAGTPAEIKKCEHSLTGQYMSGRKFVDVPEHRREGNGQYIEVLGAVAHNLKNIDVRFPLGKLIAVTGVSGSGKSSLVNDILYRAIHRKLFRSGEEPAEHGEIKGISHIDKVIDIDQSPIGRTPRSNPVTYTGIFTAIRDLFTNLPEAKARGYKAGRFSFNVKGGRCENCEGDGYIQVEMHFLPDVYLKCDVCGGKRYNKETLQVKYRGKSIADVLDMPVDEAVDFFSKIPILSRKLQVLKDVGLGYISLGQPATTLSGGEAQRVKLAKELSKIGTGRTLYILDEPTVGLHFDDAKRLIDVLQRLVDKGNTIVVIEHNMDMIKVADWIIDLGPEGGDKGGGVIYEGAPEGILKCGESYTGFYLKKYLHDMGLKM